The proteins below come from a single Micropterus dolomieu isolate WLL.071019.BEF.003 ecotype Adirondacks linkage group LG05, ASM2129224v1, whole genome shotgun sequence genomic window:
- the btf3l4 gene encoding transcription factor BTF3 homolog 4, whose amino-acid sequence MNQEKLAKLQAQVRIGGKGSARRKKKVVHRTATADDKKLQSSLKKLAVNNIAGIEEVNMIKDDGTVIHFNNPKVQASLSANTFAITGHAETKQLTEMLPGILSQLGADSLSSLRKLAEQFPRQALDSKAPKAEDIEEEDDDVPDLVENFDEASKNEAN is encoded by the exons ATGAATCAAGAAAAATTGGCAAAACTTCAAGCCCAGGTCCGGATAGGAGGAAAG GGATCTGCACGCAGGAAGAAGAAGGTTGTACACAGAACTGCCACAGCTGATGACAAAAAGCTTCAGAGTTCACTAAAGAAGTTGGCTGTCAACAATATTGCTGGAATTGAGGAG GTGAACATGATCAAGGATGATGGGACTGTGATCCACTTCAACAACCCCAAAGTTCAGGCCTCTCTGTCCGCCAACACCTTCGCCATCACGGGCCACGCTGAGACCAAGCAGCTGACAGAGATGCTGCCCGGCATCCTCAGTCAGCTGGGAGCAGACAGCCTCAGCAGCCTGCGCAAACTGGCAGAACAGTTCCCTCGGCAAG CTCTCGACAGCAAGGCTCCTAAAGCAGAGGACATtgaggaagaggatgatgaCGTTCCAG ATCTGGTGGAGAACTTCGATGAAGCATCAAAGAACGAGGCAAACTGA
- the ptgfr gene encoding prostaglandin F2-alpha receptor isoform X2, with translation MSANGSSETGCRSEVRPSNNTCSQKDLSITASVISMTVGIFSNSIALFILVKSYNSIRIKSKASFLLFASSLVVTDLLGHLINGSLVLFVYSSHKKWEKFDPHRIMCNVFGACMVFFGLSPLLLGSVMAVERCIGITRPIFHSTALASHHMKRLLGLTWLLAAMVAVLPVLLWRPYRVQSSRSQTAPQASLQKHVLPHRDDLPAAGYHVSVLCVLGPITDPCHRAEHQNQRRACVLQSPDGGTHGHVEPDPGPLGLHPTEKGCSEENLHVVPQLLRPNVSQLAEQYAPQLCRDQ, from the exons ATGTCAGCCAATGGGAGTTCAGAGACAGGttgcaggtcagaggtcagaccaagcaacaacacctgcagcCAGAAGGACCTTTCGATCACCGCCTCCGTCATCTCCATGACAGTGGGCATCTTCTCCAACAGCATCGCCCTTTTCATCCTCGTCAAATCCTACAACAGCATCCGGATCAAGTCCAAGGCGTCCTTCCTGCTGTTTGCCAGCAGCCTGGTGGTCACAGACCTGCTGGGTCACCTCATCAATGGCTCCCTGGTGCTTTTTGTCTACAGCTCCCACAAGAAATGGGAGAAGTTTGACCCTCACCGCATCATGTGCAACGTCTTCGGGGCGTGCATGGTGTTCTTTGGCCTGAGCCCCTTGCTCCTGGGGAGTGTCATGGCGGTGGAGCGCTGCATTGGAATCACCCGGCCTATCTTCCACTCCACAGCATTGGCTTCCCACCACATGAAAAGGCTGCTGGGACTCACATGGCTGCTGGCCGCTATGGTGGCTGTGCTGCCGGTGCTGCTGTGGAGGCCCTACAGGGTGCAGAGCTCCAGAA GCCAGACTGCGCCGCAAGCATCACTGCAGAAGCACGTCTTACCACATAGAGATGATCTGCCAGCTGCTGGCTATCATGTTAGTGTCCTGTGTGTGCTGGGGCCCATTACTG ATCCGTGTCATCGTGctgagcaccagaaccaaagGCGAGCCTGCGTCCTTCAGTCTCCTGATGGTGGTACGCATGGCCACGTGGAACCAGATCCTGGACCCCTGGGTCTACATCCTACTGAGAAAGGCTGTTCTGAGGAAAATCTTCATGTTGTTCCACAGCTTCTGCGGCCCAACGTCTCACAGCTGGCAGAGCAGTACGCTCCGCAGCTCTGTCGAGACCAGTAG
- the ptgfr gene encoding prostaglandin F2-alpha receptor isoform X1, translated as MSANGSSETGCRSEVRPSNNTCSQKDLSITASVISMTVGIFSNSIALFILVKSYNSIRIKSKASFLLFASSLVVTDLLGHLINGSLVLFVYSSHKKWEKFDPHRIMCNVFGACMVFFGLSPLLLGSVMAVERCIGITRPIFHSTALASHHMKRLLGLTWLLAAMVAVLPVLLWRPYRVQSSRSWCFFHMEGPRDWLDVLLPLLFSMLGLLALLLSIVCNTLTSCVLLQARLRRKHHCRSTSYHIEMICQLLAIMLVSCVCWGPLLIRVIVLSTRTKGEPASFSLLMVVRMATWNQILDPWVYILLRKAVLRKIFMLFHSFCGPTSHSWQSSTLRSSVETSSSGAGMSDCHCLGRLPLPDTAIKYIT; from the exons ATGTCAGCCAATGGGAGTTCAGAGACAGGttgcaggtcagaggtcagaccaagcaacaacacctgcagcCAGAAGGACCTTTCGATCACCGCCTCCGTCATCTCCATGACAGTGGGCATCTTCTCCAACAGCATCGCCCTTTTCATCCTCGTCAAATCCTACAACAGCATCCGGATCAAGTCCAAGGCGTCCTTCCTGCTGTTTGCCAGCAGCCTGGTGGTCACAGACCTGCTGGGTCACCTCATCAATGGCTCCCTGGTGCTTTTTGTCTACAGCTCCCACAAGAAATGGGAGAAGTTTGACCCTCACCGCATCATGTGCAACGTCTTCGGGGCGTGCATGGTGTTCTTTGGCCTGAGCCCCTTGCTCCTGGGGAGTGTCATGGCGGTGGAGCGCTGCATTGGAATCACCCGGCCTATCTTCCACTCCACAGCATTGGCTTCCCACCACATGAAAAGGCTGCTGGGACTCACATGGCTGCTGGCCGCTATGGTGGCTGTGCTGCCGGTGCTGCTGTGGAGGCCCTACAGGGTGCAGAGCTCCAGAAGTTGGTGCTTCTTCCATATGGAGGGCCCCAGAGACTGGCTGGATGTGCTCCTGCCTCTCCTTTTCTCTATGCTCGGGCTGCTGGCCCTACTGCTCTCCATTGTGTGCAATACTCTGACAAGCTGTGTTCTCCTACAGGCCAGACTGCGCCGCAAGCATCACTGCAGAAGCACGTCTTACCACATAGAGATGATCTGCCAGCTGCTGGCTATCATGTTAGTGTCCTGTGTGTGCTGGGGCCCATTACTG ATCCGTGTCATCGTGctgagcaccagaaccaaagGCGAGCCTGCGTCCTTCAGTCTCCTGATGGTGGTACGCATGGCCACGTGGAACCAGATCCTGGACCCCTGGGTCTACATCCTACTGAGAAAGGCTGTTCTGAGGAAAATCTTCATGTTGTTCCACAGCTTCTGCGGCCCAACGTCTCACAGCTGGCAGAGCAGTACGCTCCGCAGCTCTGTCGAGACCAGTAGCTCAGGTGCTGGCATGTCTGACTGCCACTGCCTCGGTAGATTACCTCTGCCAGACACTGCAATCAAATACATCACCTGA